A DNA window from Ostrea edulis chromosome 5, xbOstEdul1.1, whole genome shotgun sequence contains the following coding sequences:
- the LOC125648967 gene encoding uncharacterized protein LOC125648967 isoform X2, with amino-acid sequence MKNTFCFYFSVFLVIFSALGRHVQSLTCLRCSDITEPRLCNKIEHCHDGEVCAVQQYRADNGDIGYWTGCYPQKECAAVDNRTVITTKRSQYIDGVVQCRDCCTTDICNAYGCGTPKYPDTRGPICFDCEDVADPTDCHTITPCDLNQKCMIHERTVFGQKYFTSKCESVMGCFVHFTGPVVGRKRDLNGVCLHCCDGDLCNANCSSASSATINKPNVPVMPEHVAFHAVAYSSTSVTDIIFDHVITNIGDGYDNATGVFTVPTTGLYVFSWTIEAYGQLTEGALLVNGVQNGQSRAHESTSHYDTTTSFAVLNLTITDKVSVRVIRGRAEARHTMFSGWKINKTDDTAFDASLSRDVSGSHIVYDNETLDTDNSYSPSTGNFVAPRSGLYVFMMSAVNFGSYEYSCKFRLSNGKSQPDVWVDSQSGYYDSSSYMTFAWLNAGEYVYVYADKMRKTSVFAGWQLVNDMSVSKSTYPAFLASLGSDFSSSPVVFGSTYSGYHHGYSTSTGIFTADRDGVYVFLYNIEAQSELVRTTLRVNGVDKFELRSDGRSTGYDDTSAVSVLQLSPGDQVSVERKYGTVDGGQSLFFGVLLFEM; translated from the exons ATGAAGAACACTTTTT GTTTTTACTTTTCAGTTTTTCTCGTTATTTTCTCCGCTCTCGGAAGGCATGTTCAAA GCTTGACGTGTTTGAGATGCTCAGATATCACAGAACCCAGATTGTGTAATAAGATCGAACACTGTCATGACGGAGAG GTGTGCGCAGTGCAGCAGTACCGAGCAGATAACGGCGATATTGGTTATTGGACAGGGTGTTATCCACAAAAG GAATGTGCTGCTGTAGACAATAGAACCGTTATAACCACCAAACGGAGTCAGTATATTGACGGCGTTGTACAGTGTAGGGACTGCTGTACCACAGATATATGTAACGCCTACGGATGCGGAACTCCTA AGTACCCCGATACTCGAGGCCCTATCTGCTTTGACTGTGAGGATGTTGCGGATCCAACGGACTGTCACACCATCACTCCGTGTGACCTCAATCAA AAATGCATGATACACGAGAGGACCGTCTTTGGGCAAAAGTATTTCACTTCCAAGTGTGAATCTGTTATG GgatgttttgtacattttactGGACCGGTCGTCGGCAGGAAGCGAGATCTAAACGGGGTGTGTCTTCACTGCTGTGACGGGGATCTCTGTAATGCTAACTGTTCTTCAGCATCTAGCGCCACAATCAACAAACCCAATGTCCCAG TGATGCCGGAACACGTTGCCTTCCATGCAGTGGCTTACAGTTCTACAAGTGTAACTGATATAATATTCGATCACGTGATCACAAATATCGGCGATGGATACGACAATGCCACGGGAGTTTTTACTGTACCCACGACAGGGTTGTATGTGTTCTCCTGGACGATAGAGGCATACGGACAATTGACAGAAGGTGCACTTCTTGTGAACGGAGTGCAGAACGGACAGTCAAGGGCCCATGAATCCACCTCACATTACGACACAACTACATCATTTGCCGTCCTTAACCTTACAATAACCGATAAAGTGTCGGTCAGGGTGATTAGAGGACGTGCAGAAGCGAGACACACTATGTTCTCTGGCTGGAAGATCAATAAAACAG ATGACACAGCATTTGATGCCTCTCTTTCACGTGATGTAAGTGGTTCTCATATCGTGTATGACAACGAAACTTTAGACACAGATAATTCCTACTCCCCATCCACTGGAAACTTCGTGGCGCCTCGTTCTGGTCTTTATGTTTTTATGATGTCAGCAGTTAATTTTGGAAGCTATGAATACAGCTGCAAGTTTCGCTTAAGTAACGGCAAATCTCAGCCGGATGTTTGGGTGGATTCACAAAGCGGGTATTACGATAGCAGCAGTTATATGACATTTGCTTGGTTAAATGCCGGTGAATATGTGTATGTCTACGCAGACAAAATGAGGAAGACTTCTGTGTTTGCAGGATGGCAACTTGTGAATGACATGAGCG TGTCCAAGTCCACATACCCAGCATTCCTTGCTTCTCTAGGTAGTGATTTTTCCTCATCACCGGTGGTCTTTGGTTCAACGTACTCCGGATATCACCATGGTTACTCAACTAGCACTGGCATATTCACTGCAGATCGTGATGGAGTGTACGTGTTTCTGTACAATATAGAGGCTCAAAGCGAACTTGTACGTACCACACTGAGAGTGAACGGAGTGGATAAATTCGAACTGAGGTCAGATGGACGCAGTACTGGTTATGACGACACTTCCGCCGTTTCTGTGCTCCAATTATCGCCCGGCGATCAAGTCTCTGTTGAACGTAAATATGGAACCGTGGACGGTGGTCAGTCCCTCTTCTTTGGCGTACTTCTGTTTGAAATGTAA
- the LOC125648967 gene encoding uncharacterized protein LOC125648967 isoform X3 has protein sequence MKNTFFFLVIFSALGRHVQSLTCLRCSDITEPRLCNKIEHCHDGEVCAVQQYRADNGDIGYWTGCYPQKECAAVDNRTVITTKRSQYIDGVVQCRDCCTTDICNAYGCGTPKYPDTRGPICFDCEDVADPTDCHTITPCDLNQKCMIHERTVFGQKYFTSKCESVMGCFVHFTGPVVGRKRDLNGVCLHCCDGDLCNANCSSASSATINKPNVPVMPEHVAFHAVAYSSTSVTDIIFDHVITNIGDGYDNATGVFTVPTTGLYVFSWTIEAYGQLTEGALLVNGVQNGQSRAHESTSHYDTTTSFAVLNLTITDKVSVRVIRGRAEARHTMFSGWKINKTDDTAFDASLSRDVSGSHIVYDNETLDTDNSYSPSTGNFVAPRSGLYVFMMSAVNFGSYEYSCKFRLSNGKSQPDVWVDSQSGYYDSSSYMTFAWLNAGEYVYVYADKMRKTSVFAGWQLVNDMSVSKSTYPAFLASLGSDFSSSPVVFGSTYSGYHHGYSTSTGIFTADRDGVYVFLYNIEAQSELVRTTLRVNGVDKFELRSDGRSTGYDDTSAVSVLQLSPGDQVSVERKYGTVDGGQSLFFGVLLFEM, from the exons ATGAAGAACACTTTTT TTTTTCTCGTTATTTTCTCCGCTCTCGGAAGGCATGTTCAAA GCTTGACGTGTTTGAGATGCTCAGATATCACAGAACCCAGATTGTGTAATAAGATCGAACACTGTCATGACGGAGAG GTGTGCGCAGTGCAGCAGTACCGAGCAGATAACGGCGATATTGGTTATTGGACAGGGTGTTATCCACAAAAG GAATGTGCTGCTGTAGACAATAGAACCGTTATAACCACCAAACGGAGTCAGTATATTGACGGCGTTGTACAGTGTAGGGACTGCTGTACCACAGATATATGTAACGCCTACGGATGCGGAACTCCTA AGTACCCCGATACTCGAGGCCCTATCTGCTTTGACTGTGAGGATGTTGCGGATCCAACGGACTGTCACACCATCACTCCGTGTGACCTCAATCAA AAATGCATGATACACGAGAGGACCGTCTTTGGGCAAAAGTATTTCACTTCCAAGTGTGAATCTGTTATG GgatgttttgtacattttactGGACCGGTCGTCGGCAGGAAGCGAGATCTAAACGGGGTGTGTCTTCACTGCTGTGACGGGGATCTCTGTAATGCTAACTGTTCTTCAGCATCTAGCGCCACAATCAACAAACCCAATGTCCCAG TGATGCCGGAACACGTTGCCTTCCATGCAGTGGCTTACAGTTCTACAAGTGTAACTGATATAATATTCGATCACGTGATCACAAATATCGGCGATGGATACGACAATGCCACGGGAGTTTTTACTGTACCCACGACAGGGTTGTATGTGTTCTCCTGGACGATAGAGGCATACGGACAATTGACAGAAGGTGCACTTCTTGTGAACGGAGTGCAGAACGGACAGTCAAGGGCCCATGAATCCACCTCACATTACGACACAACTACATCATTTGCCGTCCTTAACCTTACAATAACCGATAAAGTGTCGGTCAGGGTGATTAGAGGACGTGCAGAAGCGAGACACACTATGTTCTCTGGCTGGAAGATCAATAAAACAG ATGACACAGCATTTGATGCCTCTCTTTCACGTGATGTAAGTGGTTCTCATATCGTGTATGACAACGAAACTTTAGACACAGATAATTCCTACTCCCCATCCACTGGAAACTTCGTGGCGCCTCGTTCTGGTCTTTATGTTTTTATGATGTCAGCAGTTAATTTTGGAAGCTATGAATACAGCTGCAAGTTTCGCTTAAGTAACGGCAAATCTCAGCCGGATGTTTGGGTGGATTCACAAAGCGGGTATTACGATAGCAGCAGTTATATGACATTTGCTTGGTTAAATGCCGGTGAATATGTGTATGTCTACGCAGACAAAATGAGGAAGACTTCTGTGTTTGCAGGATGGCAACTTGTGAATGACATGAGCG TGTCCAAGTCCACATACCCAGCATTCCTTGCTTCTCTAGGTAGTGATTTTTCCTCATCACCGGTGGTCTTTGGTTCAACGTACTCCGGATATCACCATGGTTACTCAACTAGCACTGGCATATTCACTGCAGATCGTGATGGAGTGTACGTGTTTCTGTACAATATAGAGGCTCAAAGCGAACTTGTACGTACCACACTGAGAGTGAACGGAGTGGATAAATTCGAACTGAGGTCAGATGGACGCAGTACTGGTTATGACGACACTTCCGCCGTTTCTGTGCTCCAATTATCGCCCGGCGATCAAGTCTCTGTTGAACGTAAATATGGAACCGTGGACGGTGGTCAGTCCCTCTTCTTTGGCGTACTTCTGTTTGAAATGTAA
- the LOC125648967 gene encoding uncharacterized protein LOC125648967 isoform X1: protein MNKIHQVCFTLQSTGFYFSVFLVIFSALGRHVQSLTCLRCSDITEPRLCNKIEHCHDGEVCAVQQYRADNGDIGYWTGCYPQKECAAVDNRTVITTKRSQYIDGVVQCRDCCTTDICNAYGCGTPKYPDTRGPICFDCEDVADPTDCHTITPCDLNQKCMIHERTVFGQKYFTSKCESVMGCFVHFTGPVVGRKRDLNGVCLHCCDGDLCNANCSSASSATINKPNVPVMPEHVAFHAVAYSSTSVTDIIFDHVITNIGDGYDNATGVFTVPTTGLYVFSWTIEAYGQLTEGALLVNGVQNGQSRAHESTSHYDTTTSFAVLNLTITDKVSVRVIRGRAEARHTMFSGWKINKTDDTAFDASLSRDVSGSHIVYDNETLDTDNSYSPSTGNFVAPRSGLYVFMMSAVNFGSYEYSCKFRLSNGKSQPDVWVDSQSGYYDSSSYMTFAWLNAGEYVYVYADKMRKTSVFAGWQLVNDMSVSKSTYPAFLASLGSDFSSSPVVFGSTYSGYHHGYSTSTGIFTADRDGVYVFLYNIEAQSELVRTTLRVNGVDKFELRSDGRSTGYDDTSAVSVLQLSPGDQVSVERKYGTVDGGQSLFFGVLLFEM from the exons ATGAATAAGATTCATCAAGTTTGTTTTACCCTTCAATCTACAGGTTTTTACTTTTCAGTTTTTCTCGTTATTTTCTCCGCTCTCGGAAGGCATGTTCAAA GCTTGACGTGTTTGAGATGCTCAGATATCACAGAACCCAGATTGTGTAATAAGATCGAACACTGTCATGACGGAGAG GTGTGCGCAGTGCAGCAGTACCGAGCAGATAACGGCGATATTGGTTATTGGACAGGGTGTTATCCACAAAAG GAATGTGCTGCTGTAGACAATAGAACCGTTATAACCACCAAACGGAGTCAGTATATTGACGGCGTTGTACAGTGTAGGGACTGCTGTACCACAGATATATGTAACGCCTACGGATGCGGAACTCCTA AGTACCCCGATACTCGAGGCCCTATCTGCTTTGACTGTGAGGATGTTGCGGATCCAACGGACTGTCACACCATCACTCCGTGTGACCTCAATCAA AAATGCATGATACACGAGAGGACCGTCTTTGGGCAAAAGTATTTCACTTCCAAGTGTGAATCTGTTATG GgatgttttgtacattttactGGACCGGTCGTCGGCAGGAAGCGAGATCTAAACGGGGTGTGTCTTCACTGCTGTGACGGGGATCTCTGTAATGCTAACTGTTCTTCAGCATCTAGCGCCACAATCAACAAACCCAATGTCCCAG TGATGCCGGAACACGTTGCCTTCCATGCAGTGGCTTACAGTTCTACAAGTGTAACTGATATAATATTCGATCACGTGATCACAAATATCGGCGATGGATACGACAATGCCACGGGAGTTTTTACTGTACCCACGACAGGGTTGTATGTGTTCTCCTGGACGATAGAGGCATACGGACAATTGACAGAAGGTGCACTTCTTGTGAACGGAGTGCAGAACGGACAGTCAAGGGCCCATGAATCCACCTCACATTACGACACAACTACATCATTTGCCGTCCTTAACCTTACAATAACCGATAAAGTGTCGGTCAGGGTGATTAGAGGACGTGCAGAAGCGAGACACACTATGTTCTCTGGCTGGAAGATCAATAAAACAG ATGACACAGCATTTGATGCCTCTCTTTCACGTGATGTAAGTGGTTCTCATATCGTGTATGACAACGAAACTTTAGACACAGATAATTCCTACTCCCCATCCACTGGAAACTTCGTGGCGCCTCGTTCTGGTCTTTATGTTTTTATGATGTCAGCAGTTAATTTTGGAAGCTATGAATACAGCTGCAAGTTTCGCTTAAGTAACGGCAAATCTCAGCCGGATGTTTGGGTGGATTCACAAAGCGGGTATTACGATAGCAGCAGTTATATGACATTTGCTTGGTTAAATGCCGGTGAATATGTGTATGTCTACGCAGACAAAATGAGGAAGACTTCTGTGTTTGCAGGATGGCAACTTGTGAATGACATGAGCG TGTCCAAGTCCACATACCCAGCATTCCTTGCTTCTCTAGGTAGTGATTTTTCCTCATCACCGGTGGTCTTTGGTTCAACGTACTCCGGATATCACCATGGTTACTCAACTAGCACTGGCATATTCACTGCAGATCGTGATGGAGTGTACGTGTTTCTGTACAATATAGAGGCTCAAAGCGAACTTGTACGTACCACACTGAGAGTGAACGGAGTGGATAAATTCGAACTGAGGTCAGATGGACGCAGTACTGGTTATGACGACACTTCCGCCGTTTCTGTGCTCCAATTATCGCCCGGCGATCAAGTCTCTGTTGAACGTAAATATGGAACCGTGGACGGTGGTCAGTCCCTCTTCTTTGGCGTACTTCTGTTTGAAATGTAA